A segment of the Actinomycetota bacterium genome:
GCGCCGGCCGGACAGGCCGACCGCCGCGATCTTGCCTGGGCTTGCGGTCGATCCGATCGAACCGTTCGTGTTCTGGCCTCGCGGATCGATCCGGTCGCGACTGCCACTCGGGCTTCGCCGAGCGTTCGGGTCTGCGGGCACGCTCGGATCTCGGGGGCCGATCGGGTCGCGACGACCGTTCGGGTCGCGACGACCGTTCGGGTCGACCGGCGCGGTCGGGCCTTGTCTTGCGATCGGGTCGCGCGAACCGTTCTGGTCTGCCGGCGCGTTCGGGCCTCGCGGACCGGCCCGGTCGTGCCGACCGCTCGGGCCGAGCCCGTTCGGACTTAGCCGCAGTGTCCGGCCTTGCGGCGCGGTCGGATCCGCCCCGGCGGTCGGGCCGGGCGTAACGATCCGGCCGCCCGGCCGATGGGGTGCGTCGCCGGCTCTTCGCTTTCGGATCGGTCGAGCGGCGGGCCGGCGGACGAGGAGGACGCGGGTTACGGTTCGAGTTCATCGGTGGCCGCGGCCGGTGGAAGCATCAGCGCGATCGGCGGCAACTGGTCGACGGACACGAGCCCGATCCGCTCGAGGAACTGCGGCGTCGTTCCGTAGAAGACGGCTTGCCCCGGGCCCGGATCGCGACCAACCTCGGTAACCAAGCCGCGCTGCTCGAGCGTCCCGACGACCCCTTCGGACTCGACCCCACGGATCGCAGCGATCTGCATGCGGGTCACCGGTTGTTTGTACGCGACGATCGCGAGCGTCTCGAGCGCGGCTTGGGTCAGCCGCGGCTGTTGCACCGAACGAACGAACCGCTCGACATACGGCGCGGCGTCGGGGTGCGTGTACATCCGCCATCCGCCGGCTACCTCGCGGAGCGCGACCCCGCGCCCCGACGACTCCAGGTCGGCGGCAAGTTCGCGGAGCTCGGAATCGACGACGTCCTTCGACGACTCGGTGATCTGAGCGAGGATCGTTAGCGGCGTCGGCTCCTCTGTCACGAACAGGATCGCCTCGAGGATCCGGCGGAGCTCGTTGCTCACGGTTGCTCCTCTCTCGCAGCAGGATCGAGCTCGACGACGGTGCCATCGAGATCGATCACATCGTCGAGCCGGATCTCACCGGGCGCCTCTTCCTCGAACGGCGCTCCCCCGTACTCGTCGACCGGACCGGAGGCCGCTGCTTCGCCGAGCCATCGCACGTCGATCTGGCCGAAGGTTCCGGCCTGTGACGCGTCGGCCTCTCCCCTCTTGATCAGCTCGAGCACCGCGAGGAACCGGACGATGACGTTCAGCCGGTCCGGGATCCCGCGAGCGAGCTGACGGAACGTCGCGCTCTTGCGCTTCCGCAGTTCGGCGCGAACGTGCTCGATCGCTTCGGCGACCGAGATGCGGATCGGCGCGATGTGGGAGGTGTCGATGTGGATCACGGGCTTGGGTCCCAGCACGCGAGCGGCGATCTCCGCGAAACGTTGCGGAGAGACGCGCGCCATCAGGTCGGGCGCGAGCTTCGCGAACTCCTCGCCGGCACCTACCGTCCGAGGGAGGTATCCGGCGTTCTCGCCCATCAGATAGGAGATCTTCGCGGAGGCTTCCTTGAACGCTCGATACTCGAGGAGCCGGGCGATCAACAAGTCGCGGTCGCTTACGTCGATCTCGTCGTCGCCGCGAGGCGGTCCCGGCAGCAGGCGGGAGGCCTTCATCTCGATCAGCGTCGCCGCGACGATCAGGAACTCGGTGGCCACCTCGAGGTCCAGCTCCTGCATCTGGTTGAGGTGCACGAGGTACTCCTCGGTGATCGCGGCGAGCGACACGTCATAGATGTCGAGCTCGCGTTTGGAGATCAGGTGAAGGAGCAGGTCGAAAGGCCCTTCGAAAACCTGGGTTCGAACCTGATAAGGCATCGCCGGCCAGTGTAGCGGCGGTGCCGGGACCGGCCAACGAGGCCGGGGAAGGAGGCTCTAGAAGGGTGGTCCGAGGATCGGACCGTAGATGGCACGGCCCATGTTGTCGAGAACCCCCTGGAAGAACAGGAAAAAGGCGATGAGGATGAAGATCAGATACTGGCCGAACTCCTCCATCTTCATCGCTGCCTGCGGCGACAGGAAGCGCGCAAGGATCTTCGATCCGTCGAGGGGAGGGATCGGCAGGATGTTGATGATGAACAGGAACGAATTCACGATCGTGATCAGAAGAAGCGCCCGTCTCCAGTCCCCGAGGTCGGGGCTCGTTGAAATGAGCTTGTCGTCGAACGCGGGGGTGGCCGCGCGAAACGCGAGCCCTGCAGCGATCGCGACCGCAAGGTTGAAGACGGGGCCGGCCAAAGCGACCAAGAGTGCGTCACGCCGTGGATTCCGCAGCCTGCTCGGGTTGATGGTGACCGGCTTCGCGTAGCCGAAGAAGAATCCGAAGGTCGACTTGAAGAGGATGGAGATCAAGAAGACTCCCGGCATGATGACCGTCCCGAATGGGTCGGCGTGGGCCTTAGGGTTGAGGGTGAGTCGGCCCATGAATCGAGGGGTCTGATCTCCAAGAGAAACAGCGGCGCGTGCGTGGGCGAACTCGTGCCCGATCATGCCGAAGAGCAAGCCGATCCCAGCTCCGAGGAACCCATAGAGATCGATCCTGCTCATAGACCTGGAAGCCTCACCCTGTCACAAGATAGGGTGAAACTTGACCTCGAGGATCGGTCGAGGGTTTCAGCGCCGTCGTCCGAGCCGCTCGACGAGGATGGCCGCGGGGCCGTTCGCATCGAGATCGGCCAGGACGTAGGAGAGCGCCTCGCGGACGATCCGGCCTCGGTCGGCCGAGATACCGTGCTCCTTCATCGACAGGCGCGCGCGCTCGAGCGACAGCAGCTCGTCACGGGTGCAGTAGAACGTCACCTTCTCCTCGTGCCGCTGTCTCCCGCTCCCCGTTTTGGGGACGTGTGCCTTCGTCTCCTTGTCGATATATCTCTGAGGCGCTCTGTCCACTCTCGGCTGTTCCTGCTGCTCCTGGCTCGGCGACGAGGGACGGATCGGCGTCGGTTCCGTCGCTTCCTTCACCGATGTCGTCCGGAACAACTCGTCCGCTCCCGGCAAGCTCGCTCGCTTCGTGGACAATCCCAAGCACCTCCTTGGCCAATGCGCGGTAGTCGGAGGCGCCGGATGAGGCCCCCGCGTAGGTGAGGATCGACTCGCCGGCGACAGGAGCCTCGGCGAAACGGATCGTCCTCCGGATCACGGTCTTGTACAGATACGGCCCGAACGCATCCTTCACCCGTTCGAGAACTTCGCGTCCGTGGAGGGTCCGTCCATCGAACATCGTGGGTATGATTCCCTCGAGTCTCAAGTCAGGGTTCAGCCTGTCGCGGACTTTCTCGACGGTATCCATGAGCAAAGCCATTCCGCGGAGCGCGAAGTACTCGCACTCGAGCGGGATCACGACGCCATCCGAAGCCGTCAGCGCGTTCACCGTTAGCAGGCCCAGCGACGGGGGGCAATCAATCAATATGTAGTCATATCCACTTCTCAACTGGGTCAGCGCCCGTTTCAGCGCTTGCTCTCGGGCAACCTCGCTGACGAGCGTGATCTCGGCTGCGGAGAGATCGATATTCGACGGCAGGATCTCTAGTCCGGGAACCTCCGTCTTGATCACGGCCGAATGAGGGTCGACCTCACGCTCCAGCAGCAGGTTGTAGACCGTGAGCTCGAGCGACATCGGGTTGATCCCCAAGCCGACCGACAGCGCGCCTTGGGGGTCGAAATCCACGAGGAGCACATGCTTGCCGAGCTCCGCCATCGAAGCGCCGAGATTGATGGTGGTCGTGGTCTTTCCAACCCCGCCTTTCTGGTTGGCGAGGCTCAGGATGCGGGCCACCAGGCTCCCCCCTCGATTTGTCGACAAGACGACCTAACGACGAGTCGTCTTGTGGGCGGCGACGTTACATCAAGGCCTGCGGCGAGTTCAAGTCCAGGTCGATCCGCTATCGTGAGCAGGATGGATGCGATGAACGAGGCTGGTTCGCCGGATACGGTCGAAACCCCCGAAACGCGAGACGTTGAGCCCTCGCCGCCGGAAAAGCGGGGCGGTACCGTGAAACGCATGTCGCCTCTGAGGGCCGGGTTGATCTCGTCCGCGATCGGTCTGGTGATCGCCGCCGGCGTATTCGCCGGCTTCGGGCTGCCGGGGACGCTGGGAACGACTCACTCGGACAGTCGGTACGGGATGACCGCCGCGATCGACGAGGAGATCCACGTCGGGCTCGGGCCGTTCCACCCGAGTGGCCCAAGGGAGATCAGAATCATCGCCGTCAGCCTCGATGAGCCCTCGCCGGCGATCCAGCTGGACTCCATCCGGATAACGCGGTTCAACGATGCCGCTCCGGTCGTGCTCGGCTCCGACAAGGGCCCCCGGGAAGACATCGCGGCGCTCCCCGAAGCGTTGGGCGTGGTGCTCGAGTCCGGCGAGGACGGCGGCTTCTGGGTGTCGTTCCATGTCACCGCGACGGGGGTACACACCTTCTCCGGTGTACGGGTGACGTACCGGTCGGGGTGGCTCACTCGAACGGTCGTGG
Coding sequences within it:
- the scpB gene encoding SMC-Scp complex subunit ScpB — its product is MSNELRRILEAILFVTEEPTPLTILAQITESSKDVVDSELRELAADLESSGRGVALREVAGGWRMYTHPDAAPYVERFVRSVQQPRLTQAALETLAIVAYKQPVTRMQIAAIRGVESEGVVGTLEQRGLVTEVGRDPGPGQAVFYGTTPQFLERIGLVSVDQLPPIALMLPPAAATDELEP
- a CDS encoding segregation/condensation protein A — its product is MPYQVRTQVFEGPFDLLLHLISKRELDIYDVSLAAITEEYLVHLNQMQELDLEVATEFLIVAATLIEMKASRLLPGPPRGDDEIDVSDRDLLIARLLEYRAFKEASAKISYLMGENAGYLPRTVGAGEEFAKLAPDLMARVSPQRFAEIAARVLGPKPVIHIDTSHIAPIRISVAEAIEHVRAELRKRKSATFRQLARGIPDRLNVIVRFLAVLELIKRGEADASQAGTFGQIDVRWLGEAAASGPVDEYGGAPFEEEAPGEIRLDDVIDLDGTVVELDPAAREEQP
- a CDS encoding site-2 protease family protein, with protein sequence MSRIDLYGFLGAGIGLLFGMIGHEFAHARAAVSLGDQTPRFMGRLTLNPKAHADPFGTVIMPGVFLISILFKSTFGFFFGYAKPVTINPSRLRNPRRDALLVALAGPVFNLAVAIAAGLAFRAATPAFDDKLISTSPDLGDWRRALLLITIVNSFLFIINILPIPPLDGSKILARFLSPQAAMKMEEFGQYLIFILIAFFLFFQGVLDNMGRAIYGPILGPPF